Below is a genomic region from Bradyrhizobium sp. 1(2017).
TCGGTGATGCAGGCGCTCGACGCGATCGAGAAGCGCGCCCCCGATTTCGCACTGCTTGACGTCGAGCTGATCCGCGAGAAGAGCTTTGCGATCGCCGAGCGTCTGGTCGCGCTGAACATCCCGTTCGTCTTCGTCACCGGCTATGGCGCCGAGACGGGGATTCCGCCCGAATTTGCGGCGCGGCCGCGGCTGCAAAAGCCGTGCTCGAGCGAGGCGCTGGAAGCCGTGCTGCGAACGCACGGCGCCTGAGGCTCAGACAAATTTCGGATCCAGCGTCGTCGACCACAGCGCGACGTCGGCGCGGTCGCGCAGCGTCACCGTCATCTGGCCGGAGGCGCCGTCGATCCTGACGTGGCCGAAGAACTGCATGCCGGCAGACGGCGGCAGGTTCTGGCTGTCCTTGCCCGGTGCCTTGACGAAGCGCACCTCCGGCCCAAACGTGTTGTCGAGCGTGTTCGGACCGAACGTG
It encodes:
- a CDS encoding response regulator, coding for MAPAPSDGLPCPSDVLVVEDDPIIAIDFEDRLLAFGASHVRTAGSVMQALDAIEKRAPDFALLDVELIREKSFAIAERLVALNIPFVFVTGYGAETGIPPEFAARPRLQKPCSSEALEAVLRTHGA